In a single window of the Methanolobus psychrophilus R15 genome:
- a CDS encoding radical SAM family Fe-S protein gives MELQEVFGLLDEARDFGIQVYNAWTVEPLLRTDLAQIFEHAKNLGMTTSMITNGLLLEKRAGELVHLDYLSVSVDGTSSYKEIRGVDFERILPGIIRAREVMGKPLLLNCVISGKNLDDIEELILFAKNLDLKISFEPMYEFGSIASDTWKELGIRDMEKYRSTVNRIIEMKKKGYPVINSLTYLGMIRDLRTDYTCHANDLILCVASDGSIENCRVHREPVGNIRDGIENVWERTRKERKENAAKCEKCLFFGYVENSMLYDFNLEVMRHYDWM, from the coding sequence ATGGAGCTGCAAGAGGTTTTCGGGCTACTGGACGAGGCAAGAGATTTTGGCATACAGGTCTACAATGCATGGACCGTTGAGCCGCTGCTGAGAACTGACCTTGCGCAGATATTCGAGCATGCCAAAAATCTCGGAATGACGACATCCATGATAACCAATGGCCTTCTGCTGGAGAAGAGAGCCGGGGAACTTGTTCACCTAGACTATCTCTCAGTGTCAGTCGACGGTACATCCAGCTATAAAGAGATAAGAGGAGTCGATTTTGAGAGGATACTGCCCGGCATCATCAGGGCCCGTGAAGTAATGGGCAAGCCCTTGCTGTTGAACTGCGTCATCAGCGGAAAGAATCTTGATGATATCGAGGAACTCATTCTCTTTGCAAAGAACCTCGACCTGAAGATATCCTTTGAACCCATGTACGAGTTTGGCAGCATTGCCTCAGATACATGGAAAGAGCTTGGCATAAGAGATATGGAAAAATATCGCAGTACTGTTAACAGGATCATCGAAATGAAGAAAAAAGGTTACCCTGTGATCAATTCCCTGACATACCTTGGAATGATAAGGGATCTGAGAACTGACTATACATGCCATGCCAATGACCTGATACTGTGTGTTGCATCAGACGGGAGCATTGAGAACTGCAGGGTACACAGGGAGCCGGTAGGAAACATCAGGGATGGCATTGAAAATGTATGGGAAAGGACACGTAAAGAAAGAAAGGAAAACGCGGCAAAATGTGAAAAATGTCTGTTCTTCGGATATGTGGAAAACAGCATGCTCTATGATTTCAATCTTGAGGTCATGAGACACTATGACTGGATGTGA
- a CDS encoding Nickel transport complex, NikM subunit, transmembrane: MVFPSDSEDTIWDVAPIDYIAELGDTKDIYIMWGHPYEHILFDMSTVPEVTVTKPDGTVEQLTVEEITVDGMDEDGNMGTFVAYKTSFTVDQMGDSVISVKYEDVDEDMVDFTKAVIHSGEEMWVGWDTEVGQETEIIPYMRPYGMEEGFVFAGKVLYNGEALAGANVEIEIYNTLEDGIEIVEAAEEMFPYDAPMVFTRLAKTNDNGEFLYTLDEPGIWFVGATMEPEQGQPIRGVFIVPIIESFPSKAAGETQATSSGKTASAPGFAATIALAGILGALYKITRKE; this comes from the coding sequence ATGGTTTTCCCCAGTGATAGCGAAGATACTATCTGGGATGTAGCTCCGATAGACTACATTGCAGAACTTGGAGACACAAAAGACATTTACATTATGTGGGGTCACCCTTACGAACATATCCTTTTTGATATGTCTACTGTTCCTGAAGTAACAGTTACAAAACCAGATGGTACGGTTGAGCAACTCACAGTTGAAGAAATAACCGTTGACGGAATGGATGAAGACGGGAACATGGGTACCTTTGTTGCATATAAGACCTCTTTTACCGTAGATCAGATGGGAGATTCAGTTATCTCTGTAAAATATGAGGATGTTGACGAGGATATGGTAGACTTCACCAAAGCCGTTATTCACTCTGGCGAGGAAATGTGGGTTGGCTGGGATACTGAGGTTGGCCAGGAAACCGAGATCATTCCTTACATGAGACCCTATGGAATGGAGGAAGGATTTGTCTTTGCCGGGAAAGTACTCTACAATGGTGAGGCTCTTGCTGGCGCTAATGTTGAAATAGAGATATATAATACCCTGGAGGATGGTATTGAGATAGTGGAAGCAGCTGAAGAGATGTTCCCCTATGATGCACCGATGGTATTCACCAGACTTGCCAAGACAAATGATAATGGTGAGTTCCTTTATACTCTCGACGAGCCTGGAATCTGGTTCGTTGGAGCAACCATGGAGCCTGAACAGGGTCAGCCGATAAGGGGCGTATTCATCGTCCCGATAATAGAGTCTTTCCCTTCAAAGGCAGCAGGGGAAACACAAGCTACCTCTTCAGGCAAGACCGCAAGTGCTCCCGGATTTGCAGCAACAATTGCCCTTGCAGGTATTCTTGGTGCTCTCTATAAGATAACGAGGAAAGAATAA